A window of Trichoderma atroviride chromosome 3, complete sequence contains these coding sequences:
- a CDS encoding uncharacterized protein (SMCOG1075:alkaline serine protease, subtilase family~MEROPS:MER0000338~antiSMASH:Cluster_3.3~SECRETED:SignalP(1-21)~EggNog:ENOG41): MAPFNTMLGYLLLAVAPLAAALPFHGHGHNTNNHNLNLNFNLTETINEINENLAGLVGYITNPHAKNVIANRYIVVYNNTFGSEAIAAKQAEFAATIQKRNLGKRSLGGNLLSTEIHSFQMHNWRAMALDADDEMVKSIFSAQEVAYIEADAVVQTKGALVAQTNATPGLIRLSNRNAGGKNYIFDNTAGAGITAYVVDTGIRITHSEFEGRASFGANFVNSNNTDENGHGSHVSGTIGGATFGVAKNVKLVAVKVLDATGAGSNSGVLNGMQFVVNDVQAKGLSGKAVMNMSLGGSLSAAVNNAIAAIANAGVVPVVAAGNENQDTANTSPGSAPQAITVGAIDATNDVRASFSNFGPDVDIYAQGVNVLSVGIKSDTDTAVLSGTSMATPHVAGLAAYLMALKGLTNVDDVTTLIKNLATATGASVQQNVAGTTNLIANNGEL, from the exons ATGGCGCCTTTCAACACCATGCTTGGCTATCTCCTGCTAGCGGTGGCCCCCTTGGCGGCTGCTCTGCCGttccacggccacggccacaacaccaacaaccacaacctcaacctcaacttcAACCTCACCGAAACCATCAACGAGATCAACGAAAATCTGGCTGGCCTGGTTGGATACATCACCAACCCTCACGCCAAGAACGTCATCGCCAACCGCTACATTGTCGTCTACAACAACACCTTTGGCTCcgaggccatcgccgccaagcaGGCCGAGTTCGCCGCCACCATTCAGAAGCGCAATCTCGGAAAGCGAAGCCTCGGCGGCAACCTCCTCTCCACTGAGATCCACTCCTTCCAGATGCACAACTGGCGTGCCATGGCTCtcgatgccgacgacgagatggtCAAGTCCATCTTTTCCGCCCAGGAGGTCGCCTACATCGAGGCCGATGCCGTTGTCCAGACCAAGGGCGCCCTCGTTGCTCAGACCAACGCCACCCCTGGCCTGATCCGTCTCTCTAACCGAAATGCTGGTGGCAAGAACTACATCTTCGACAACACTGCTGGCGCCGGCATCACTGCCTACGTCGTCGACACTGGTATTAGAATCACCCACTCCGAGTTTGAGGGCCGTGCTTCTTTCGGTGCCAACTTTGTCAACTCCAAC AACACTGATGAGAACGGCCACGGCAGCCACGTTTCTGGTACCATTGGCGGTGCTACTTTCGGCGTTGCCAAGAACGTCAAGCTCGTTGCCGTCAAGGTCCTCGATGCCACCGGTGCCGGTAGCAACTCTGGCGTTCTCAACGGTATGCAGTTCGTCGTCAACGACGTCCAGGCCAAGGGTCTCTCTGGCAAGGCTGTTATGAACATGTCTCTCGGTGGCTCCCTGTCTGCTGCTGTCAAcaacgccattgccgccattgccaacgCTGGTGTCGTCCCCGTTGTTGCCGCCGGTAACGAGAAC CAAGATACTGCCAACACCTCTCCCGGCTCTGCCCCTCAGGCCATCACCGTCGGTGCCATCGATGCCACCAACGATGTCCGTGCTAGCTTCTCCAACTTTGGACCTGATGTCGACATTTACGCTCAGGGTGTCAATGTTCTCTCTGTCGGCATCAAGTCTGATACCGATACCGCCGTTCTCAGCGGTACCAGCATGG CCACTCCTCACGTTGCCGGTCTCGCCGCCTACTTGATGGCTCTCAAGGGCCTCACCAATGTTGACGACGTCACCACCCTCATCAAGAACCTCGCCACTGCCACTGGTGCCTCGGTCCAGCAGAACGTTGCCGGAACCACCAACCTCATCGCCAACAACGGTGAACTGTAA